Proteins from a genomic interval of Pseudomonas anuradhapurensis:
- the tssJ gene encoding type VI secretion system lipoprotein TssJ encodes MKAIRLVAALSLVLLGACSKDEAVAPVADKAPASPAVTLYFSAAAGLNPGPGGAPAPVRVRLYELKNSAAFARADYFALAERAQATLGADLIDQDEVLLQPGGQLRLERPLDPATRQVGLVVGYREIDQAQWRSVLPVPPRDYQISLDVRAVRSAVATPQPEPAR; translated from the coding sequence ATGAAAGCAATACGACTGGTCGCGGCCCTGAGCCTGGTGCTGCTCGGTGCCTGCAGCAAGGACGAGGCTGTTGCCCCCGTCGCCGACAAGGCCCCGGCCAGCCCGGCCGTGACCCTGTATTTCAGTGCTGCTGCCGGCCTCAACCCGGGCCCTGGCGGCGCGCCTGCGCCGGTACGGGTGCGCCTGTACGAGCTGAAGAACAGCGCGGCCTTCGCCCGTGCCGATTACTTCGCATTGGCCGAGCGCGCCCAGGCCACCCTCGGCGCCGACCTGATCGACCAGGACGAAGTGCTGTTGCAGCCGGGCGGGCAATTGCGCCTCGAACGCCCGCTCGATCCCGCCACTCGCCAGGTCGGCCTGGTGGTCGGCTATCGCGAGATCGACCAGGCCCAGTGGCGCAGCGTGCTGCCAGTGCCGCCGCGCGACTATCAGATCAGCCTCGATGTGCGCGCCGTGCGCAGCGCCGTGGCCACCCCCCAACCTGAACCTGCCCGCTAG